One window from the genome of Nitrosomonas sp. Is35 encodes:
- a CDS encoding HNH endonuclease signature motif containing protein, translating to MTSLYLSRLKPDERQVLIAKLHSLQHGNCFICEQAIDLEIHKDFLDVDHVVPLNDRGKDDPVNFALTHASCNRSKQASNLEVARVLHRFKQLKEKLANENRSPNLGDLLQNASGGNYKLDFKLSENIITYSMGELGDNSLHSLPVYQDELSGFRFFFANIPIQYLAHDDHINPRTIGPNISKLVEEFYKKRPQLHVPLAWMNSESGKSAIHVFDGQHKAAAQIMLGARALPVRVFIDPDHDTLITTNTNAGTTLKQVAFDKSVQRHLGSSLYQDRIQRFLKETGRPEDDLSFSERDLVNHFKGQSKEIKRYILDAVRNGVTSDSGNRLRDYIDLGGRGKESPLSYSTIEKTFYSFFIYQEVLDTPINFRAEEGENPRIVECKQILHLMNLIAELIYIDKFDPEVGTDKIESKLQKGETFAHDHLRAYRMSKEEIVYNWLQLVGQVARTYFITLGRPDPMGRLFQIPFPDQVWENIRKFLENLMAMPLWVNTDLSDTVFGGKQNNGFWKTVFETGRTPQGMTVLAQPLNLIEMIR from the coding sequence ATGACATCACTTTACCTTTCCCGTCTCAAGCCTGATGAACGTCAAGTGCTGATTGCCAAATTGCATTCTTTGCAGCATGGCAATTGCTTTATATGTGAGCAAGCAATAGATCTGGAAATACATAAGGACTTTCTTGATGTTGATCACGTTGTTCCACTTAATGATCGGGGCAAAGATGATCCTGTTAATTTTGCGTTGACCCATGCTAGCTGCAATCGTTCAAAGCAGGCATCCAACCTTGAGGTTGCACGAGTGTTGCATCGCTTCAAACAACTTAAAGAGAAGCTGGCTAACGAAAATCGAAGTCCGAACCTAGGTGACTTGCTGCAAAATGCCAGCGGTGGTAATTACAAACTAGATTTCAAGTTATCAGAGAATATAATAACTTACAGTATGGGGGAGCTTGGCGATAATTCGCTCCATTCCCTGCCGGTATACCAAGATGAATTGAGTGGGTTCCGTTTCTTTTTTGCTAATATTCCGATTCAGTACCTTGCGCATGACGATCATATTAATCCACGTACTATTGGGCCCAATATCTCAAAGCTGGTAGAAGAATTCTACAAAAAGCGGCCGCAGCTTCATGTGCCGCTAGCTTGGATGAATAGTGAAAGTGGCAAAAGCGCTATACATGTTTTTGATGGTCAACATAAAGCGGCTGCGCAGATCATGTTGGGAGCAAGAGCATTACCTGTTCGAGTATTCATTGACCCTGATCATGATACGCTGATCACAACCAATACGAATGCGGGTACTACGCTCAAGCAAGTAGCTTTTGATAAATCGGTTCAACGTCATCTTGGAAGTTCTCTATATCAAGATCGTATTCAGCGTTTCCTGAAAGAGACGGGACGGCCAGAAGATGATTTAAGTTTCTCCGAACGCGACTTGGTTAATCATTTTAAGGGGCAATCGAAAGAAATCAAACGCTATATTCTTGATGCGGTTCGTAATGGTGTAACATCAGATTCTGGTAATAGGCTTCGTGACTACATAGATTTGGGCGGACGAGGGAAGGAATCACCATTGTCATATAGCACAATAGAGAAAACCTTCTATTCTTTTTTTATATACCAAGAAGTGTTGGATACACCCATCAATTTCCGAGCAGAAGAGGGTGAGAATCCCCGTATTGTTGAATGCAAGCAGATTCTGCACCTAATGAATTTAATCGCGGAGCTGATTTATATTGACAAGTTCGATCCGGAGGTTGGCACTGACAAAATTGAAAGCAAACTACAGAAAGGTGAAACCTTCGCGCACGATCATCTACGAGCGTATCGTATGAGCAAGGAGGAAATTGTTTATAACTGGCTTCAATTGGTTGGACAGGTTGCACGAACATACTTTATAACATTGGGAAGGCCAGATCCTATGGGACGATTATTCCAAATTCCATTTCCTGATCAAGTTTGGGAGAATATCCGAAAATTCCTTGAGAACCTTATGGCTATGCCGCTTTGGGTGAACACGGACCTTTCGGATACAGTGTTCGGCGGCAAACAAAATAATGGTTTTTGGAAAACTGTTTTTGAAACAGGACGAACGCCCCAGGGCATGACCGTGTTGGCGCAACCCTTAAACCTTATCGAGATGATTCGGTAA
- a CDS encoding calcium-binding protein — MADPVFTLTTTNPFGLRDYGDAGWFYVNPVFADINGDGALDAFVGEYDDGLAFYWNIGTRNSPKFDSPVLNPFGVGLVREYAHPTLVDIDGDGDLDLFVGRGGYYHSGEKYFFENTGTSTIPEFAASIINPFGLVYDGYRASPSFVDIDDDGDQDAFVGESDGNTLFFRNTGTATNPVFAAARINPFGLSDVGFDANPAFVDIDGDGDQDAFVGKEDGSTTFFRNTGTANNPVFAAAHTNPFGLIDIGLESSPSFADIDNDGDQDAFVGERGGSIFFFVNGGLLLVSTSGDDELTGTPSLKDEVTYANSSAGVNVSLLITVGQNTIGAGRDTLVDIENLTGSNFNDDLTGNESSNVLNGRAGNDILRGWSGADTMTGGLGNDIFFVENIGDKVIEKLNEGNDNVNSKLTYTLPINVENLTLSGTTIINGTGNGSANVLIGNNAVNQLTGGGGNDTLDGKLGSNKLTGGLGNDFFRFSTKGHIDTITDYNVTNDTIQLENAVFSALTTPGILAPAQFKVGTQATDANDFIIYNKTSGTLAYDADGNGAAAAIQIAKIGIGLNLTNADIMVI, encoded by the coding sequence ATGGCAGATCCAGTGTTTACTTTAACTACAACCAATCCATTTGGGCTGCGCGATTACGGCGATGCTGGCTGGTTTTATGTTAATCCCGTCTTTGCTGATATAAATGGTGATGGCGCTTTAGATGCCTTTGTAGGTGAGTACGATGATGGCTTGGCGTTTTATTGGAATATTGGCACAAGAAATAGTCCGAAATTTGATTCTCCAGTTTTAAACCCGTTTGGAGTGGGTCTTGTACGTGAGTACGCTCATCCTACATTAGTTGATATAGATGGCGATGGGGATTTAGATTTATTTGTGGGTAGAGGTGGCTATTATCATTCAGGAGAAAAATATTTTTTTGAAAATACAGGCACATCGACCATTCCAGAATTTGCTGCATCAATCATTAATCCATTTGGCCTAGTTTACGATGGCTACCGTGCCAGCCCCTCCTTTGTTGATATCGACGATGATGGCGATCAAGATGCCTTCGTGGGTGAATCGGATGGCAATACATTGTTTTTTAGAAATACCGGTACAGCTACTAATCCAGTATTTGCCGCTGCTAGAATTAATCCGTTTGGATTAAGTGATGTAGGATTCGACGCTAATCCAGCCTTCGTAGATATCGATGGTGATGGCGATCAAGATGCCTTTGTTGGTAAAGAGGACGGCAGCACAACGTTTTTTAGAAATACAGGCACAGCCAATAACCCGGTATTTGCCGCTGCCCACACTAATCCATTTGGATTGATTGATATAGGTTTGGAATCTAGTCCAAGCTTTGCAGATATTGATAACGATGGTGATCAAGATGCCTTTGTAGGTGAAAGGGGTGGAAGTATATTTTTCTTCGTAAATGGTGGTTTATTACTCGTTAGTACATCAGGAGACGATGAATTGACTGGCACACCGTCGCTAAAAGATGAGGTCACCTATGCTAACTCCTCTGCTGGAGTAAATGTTTCTTTGCTGATTACAGTAGGGCAAAATACCATTGGAGCTGGACGAGACACTTTAGTTGATATCGAAAATCTGACGGGTAGCAATTTTAATGATGATTTGACCGGAAATGAAAGTAGTAATGTTCTTAATGGAAGAGCCGGTAATGATATCCTCAGAGGATGGTCCGGCGCAGATACCATGACTGGTGGATTGGGTAATGACATTTTTTTTGTTGAAAATATCGGAGATAAGGTCATTGAGAAACTCAACGAAGGAAATGATAATGTAAATAGCAAATTGACTTATACATTGCCGATTAATGTCGAAAACCTCACTCTTAGCGGCACTACGATAATTAATGGAACAGGTAACGGATCGGCTAATGTGCTAATAGGAAATAATGCAGTCAATCAGCTAACTGGAGGAGGGGGAAACGATACTCTTGATGGAAAACTTGGTTCTAACAAACTTACAGGTGGTTTGGGAAATGATTTTTTCCGATTTTCTACCAAAGGTCACATTGATACGATAACGGACTATAACGTAACCAATGACACGATTCAGTTAGAAAATGCTGTATTTTCAGCATTAACAACTCCAGGCATCTTAGCGCCCGCTCAATTCAAGGTTGGTACTCAAGCAACAGATGCAAATGATTTCATCATTTATAACAAAACAAGCGGTACTTTGGCTTATGACGCTGATGGTAATGGAGCAGCTGCTGCCATTCAGATTGCGAAAATTGGAATTGGATTAAATCTAACCAATGCTGACATTATGGTAATTTAA
- a CDS encoding pirin family protein: MPIQNILEGQVKDLGGFSVRRILPNAKQRMVGPWIFFDHMGPAEFKSGEGINVRPHPHINLATVTYLFEGEILHRDSLGNHQLIRPGEINLMVAGSGITHSERESDETRNTVHKQHGLQLWHVLPEKDEETAPAFYHYAYTDLPAVTVDEVVVRVLMGDAYGVTSPVISFSEILYIEAQLQSGQILTLPQTAEAALYVVEGKVSIQDNELQQYQMMTMDNAGELTVTATQESRIVVIGGEPLGERHIYWNFASSRKERIQKAKQDWREGRFAKVKGDKIEFIPLPSND; the protein is encoded by the coding sequence ATGCCAATTCAAAACATTTTAGAAGGTCAAGTCAAAGATCTGGGCGGATTTTCTGTTCGGCGAATTTTGCCAAATGCCAAACAACGCATGGTAGGGCCATGGATATTTTTCGATCACATGGGACCGGCAGAATTTAAGTCTGGCGAAGGGATCAATGTAAGACCTCATCCTCATATCAATCTTGCAACAGTGACTTATCTCTTTGAAGGAGAGATACTACACCGCGATTCTCTAGGGAATCATCAGTTAATTCGCCCTGGAGAAATCAATTTAATGGTTGCAGGCAGCGGAATTACGCATTCTGAGCGTGAGAGCGATGAAACGCGCAATACGGTGCATAAACAGCACGGATTGCAGCTCTGGCATGTTTTGCCCGAAAAAGATGAAGAAACAGCCCCAGCGTTTTATCACTATGCGTATACGGATCTTCCCGCAGTGACGGTTGACGAAGTTGTAGTGCGTGTATTGATGGGTGACGCCTATGGGGTCACTTCACCCGTTATTAGCTTCTCTGAGATACTGTATATCGAAGCACAGCTACAATCTGGCCAGATACTTACATTACCTCAAACTGCTGAAGCAGCGCTATATGTTGTGGAGGGCAAGGTGTCTATACAGGATAACGAGTTACAGCAATATCAAATGATGACAATGGATAATGCTGGTGAATTGACGGTTACTGCCACCCAGGAGTCACGAATTGTTGTGATTGGTGGTGAGCCGTTAGGTGAGCGGCATATTTACTGGAATTTTGCTTCAAGCCGAAAGGAGCGGATTCAGAAAGCAAAACAGGACTGGCGTGAAGGGAGATTTGCCAAAGTAAAGGGTGATAAAATTGAATTTATTCCTTTGCCGAGTAATGACTAA
- a CDS encoding Y-family DNA polymerase: MPHRAIALIDVNNFYVSCERVFNPHLEGKPVVVLSNNDGCAVARSNEVKALGVKMGQPWFQLKELARKHNIIAYSSNYTLYADMSNRVMTILSMFSPRQEIYSIDECFLDLTGFQNLTPYGQEIRQTIKQWTGLPVCVGIASTKTLAKLANHIAKKFAQLDGVCDFSNMSALEQDIWCKRIEVGEIWGIGRRLAPKLQQYGIQTVYDLKCASPIIMRNKFSVVMEKIIRELNGISCIELEEVAQPKKEIVCSRSFGVRVTQLSELEEAVSLYMRRAAEKLRRQRSYAGVVSVFINTSRFNKPQENYWNETTIPLPTHTDSTILLTKTALWGLRRIYRWGFEYQKAGVRLSGLVNAQTKQADLFGLLPKGYTSQELIAVMDKINNRMGGGTIRLTSEGIQQNWMMKREKISQEYTTNWDELLSVS, translated from the coding sequence ATGCCCCATCGCGCCATTGCGCTCATCGACGTCAACAATTTTTATGTCAGCTGTGAGCGCGTGTTCAACCCCCACCTGGAAGGCAAACCAGTCGTCGTGCTATCCAATAACGACGGTTGTGCGGTAGCTAGAAGCAATGAAGTCAAGGCGCTTGGTGTCAAAATGGGACAGCCGTGGTTTCAGCTCAAAGAGCTTGCGCGCAAACATAACATTATCGCTTACTCGTCCAATTACACGCTCTATGCCGACATGAGCAACCGCGTCATGACGATATTGAGCATGTTTAGCCCGCGCCAGGAAATTTACTCGATCGATGAATGTTTTTTGGATCTGACGGGATTTCAAAATCTAACGCCATATGGCCAGGAGATTCGCCAGACCATCAAACAATGGACGGGCCTGCCGGTGTGTGTCGGGATTGCATCAACCAAGACCCTGGCCAAGCTTGCCAACCACATCGCCAAGAAATTTGCGCAACTCGATGGGGTATGCGATTTCAGCAATATGTCTGCGCTTGAGCAAGACATCTGGTGTAAACGAATCGAAGTAGGGGAGATCTGGGGAATAGGGCGGCGTCTAGCGCCCAAGTTGCAACAATATGGTATCCAGACGGTATATGACTTGAAATGCGCATCTCCAATCATCATGCGCAACAAATTCTCTGTCGTGATGGAGAAAATCATCCGCGAACTCAACGGTATCTCTTGCATAGAACTGGAAGAAGTCGCGCAACCTAAGAAGGAAATCGTCTGTTCCCGATCATTTGGCGTGAGGGTCACGCAATTAAGTGAATTAGAAGAGGCTGTATCTCTTTATATGCGCCGTGCAGCGGAGAAACTGCGCCGTCAACGATCCTATGCCGGCGTGGTATCCGTATTCATAAACACCAGCCGATTCAACAAACCGCAAGAAAACTACTGGAATGAAACGACAATTCCGCTGCCAACTCATACTGACAGCACGATTCTTTTAACAAAAACCGCCCTGTGGGGTTTGAGAAGAATATATCGCTGGGGATTCGAGTATCAAAAAGCAGGGGTTCGCCTATCCGGGCTGGTGAATGCCCAAACAAAGCAAGCCGACCTGTTTGGATTGCTTCCCAAGGGCTACACCTCGCAAGAATTGATAGCAGTCATGGACAAGATCAACAACCGTATGGGGGGTGGCACGATTCGCCTGACATCGGAAGGTATCCAGCAGAACTGGATGATGAAGCGGGAGAAAATCAGTCAGGAGTATACGACTAACTGGGATGAACTTCTGAGCGTGTCCTAG
- a CDS encoding translesion error-prone DNA polymerase V autoproteolytic subunit — protein sequence MSTHGGKRENAGRPSGQGKFGEPTKVMRIPESQTGTVKNFLEALQRKRSQAGSDSAVTEINVDEFFTPGIPEQPTLLPLFSTKVAAEFPSPADDYVEKSLDVSEFLIDHAASTFFVTIKGESMIDVGLLPDDKVVVDRSKAPVLGDIVLAVVDREFTIKIYDYGANNMPRLMPANSSGAYRPIYIRPDMQFEIFGVVIGSFRRFK from the coding sequence ATGTCAACTCATGGCGGAAAACGAGAAAACGCAGGCAGACCCAGTGGTCAGGGCAAATTTGGCGAACCTACCAAAGTCATGCGCATACCCGAGAGCCAGACCGGAACCGTTAAAAATTTTCTGGAAGCGCTGCAGCGCAAGCGATCTCAGGCAGGAAGTGACTCTGCGGTGACAGAAATCAATGTGGACGAGTTTTTTACCCCGGGCATTCCCGAACAGCCCACGCTGCTGCCTCTTTTTTCGACCAAAGTTGCCGCAGAGTTTCCGAGTCCCGCTGATGATTATGTCGAGAAAAGCCTCGATGTCAGCGAATTTCTGATCGACCATGCAGCCTCGACCTTTTTTGTGACGATCAAAGGCGAATCGATGATCGATGTCGGTTTGCTGCCAGACGACAAGGTCGTAGTTGATCGCTCCAAAGCCCCTGTGCTGGGCGATATCGTACTGGCCGTGGTCGATCGGGAATTTACAATCAAAATTTATGACTATGGTGCCAATAACATGCCGCGGCTGATGCCGGCCAATTCCTCTGGTGCCTACAGACCCATTTACATTCGCCCCGATATGCAGTTTGAGATCTTTGGTGTGGTGATCGGGTCGTTTCGGCGGTTTAAGTAG
- a CDS encoding zincin-like metallopeptidase domain-containing protein produces the protein MSIFKKSFHEEVAENLIDQLKKGVAPWQKPWKPGDLQATLPFNPTTAKRYRGINSLNLISRGYTDPRWLTYKQAEAAGAQVRKGQKSTPVQYWLFTDERIKTDEQGVPLLDSDAKLIKEHIQLERPKVFYAAVFNAEQIDNLAELFVQAPDWDPLIRAEEVLQHAQAIIHHGEIDRAFYRPSTDSIHLPHKHQFPTPYDYYATALHELGHWSGHESRLNRDLSHPFGSEGYGREELRAEIASMLLGAELGIGHDPGQHVAYIGAWIKALQDDPLEIFRAAADAERIREFVLALAHQQAIDETKTVNINPIDITQAPYPDKPMLQPSDKQGEGSMRQYLVVPYKDKERAKLAGARWDRKAKAWYMGANADVQALQHWLPENVVHRPEPAMDPIHEFAELLRAEGCVVEANQPMMNGQTHRIRVAGDKRSEKSGFYVAHLDGRPAGYFKNNRTGIEIRWKAKGYSLTDEQKAELLAQAAIKLQIREAEHHAQHIKIAQAIQELLAIAPNADASHPYLAKKNARAGDLQVVPQNGDALPPDSIIKIASNGQEAKQLREDHPDSLVLTNGDLLLSARDIDGRIWSVQTIQANGAKLFAAGSKKEHTFHVSGNNGMPWDKAIDIARAIIIAEGYATADTLSQALEMPVIAAFDSGNLPKVAQDLHAKFPSKPIIIAGDDDRHLESTQNKNPGKEKALEAVQLVNGVAVFPVFAPGEQMKSSLSDFNDLANQSVLGLEAVKRQVGSVVERVLRNTRAENLPSQTKLKQEENTRKRALVR, from the coding sequence ATGAGCATCTTTAAGAAATCTTTTCATGAAGAAGTCGCCGAGAATCTGATCGATCAACTCAAAAAAGGTGTTGCACCCTGGCAGAAACCCTGGAAACCAGGAGATCTGCAGGCCACATTACCTTTTAACCCAACAACTGCTAAGCGCTACCGCGGTATTAATAGTTTGAACCTGATCAGCCGGGGATACACAGATCCACGCTGGCTGACCTATAAACAGGCAGAAGCAGCCGGGGCACAGGTGCGCAAAGGTCAAAAAAGTACACCCGTGCAATATTGGTTATTTACTGATGAACGGATCAAAACGGATGAGCAGGGCGTGCCGCTGCTAGACAGTGATGCCAAGCTTATCAAGGAGCACATCCAACTTGAGCGACCCAAAGTATTTTATGCCGCAGTGTTTAACGCAGAGCAAATCGATAATCTGGCTGAGTTGTTTGTTCAAGCGCCTGACTGGGATCCATTAATTCGTGCAGAAGAGGTATTGCAGCACGCTCAAGCCATTATCCATCACGGCGAGATCGATCGCGCGTTTTACCGACCGTCTACCGACAGCATTCATCTGCCGCACAAGCATCAATTTCCAACGCCCTATGATTATTACGCAACCGCTCTGCATGAGCTAGGCCACTGGAGTGGTCACGAGTCACGTTTGAATCGTGATCTCTCCCATCCATTCGGCAGTGAAGGATACGGCCGTGAAGAACTGCGCGCCGAGATTGCAAGCATGTTACTGGGCGCAGAATTAGGGATTGGTCATGATCCAGGGCAGCATGTGGCTTATATAGGCGCATGGATCAAAGCCCTGCAGGATGATCCTCTTGAGATATTTCGTGCTGCAGCTGATGCAGAAAGAATCCGGGAATTTGTACTTGCATTAGCACATCAACAAGCAATAGATGAAACAAAAACCGTCAACATAAACCCAATCGACATAACTCAGGCTCCGTATCCTGATAAACCCATGCTGCAGCCATCCGACAAACAAGGGGAGGGGAGTATGCGTCAATATTTGGTTGTGCCATACAAAGATAAAGAACGAGCCAAACTCGCTGGGGCACGTTGGGATAGAAAAGCTAAAGCTTGGTATATGGGGGCCAATGCCGACGTGCAAGCGCTGCAACATTGGTTGCCCGAGAACGTGGTTCACCGGCCAGAACCGGCGATGGATCCGATTCACGAATTTGCTGAGCTATTGCGTGCAGAAGGCTGTGTGGTTGAGGCCAATCAACCGATGATGAATGGGCAGACCCATAGAATCAGAGTTGCCGGTGACAAGCGCAGTGAGAAATCCGGATTCTATGTTGCGCACCTGGATGGCCGCCCGGCAGGGTATTTCAAGAACAATCGAACCGGCATTGAAATACGTTGGAAAGCCAAGGGATATTCTTTAACGGATGAGCAAAAAGCTGAGTTGCTTGCCCAGGCCGCGATCAAATTACAAATCAGAGAAGCCGAACATCATGCCCAGCACATCAAAATTGCGCAAGCCATTCAGGAACTGCTCGCTATCGCTCCCAATGCTGATGCCAGCCATCCGTATCTCGCAAAAAAAAACGCGAGGGCAGGGGATTTACAGGTAGTGCCTCAGAATGGAGATGCATTACCCCCTGATTCGATCATCAAAATCGCCAGCAATGGGCAGGAAGCCAAACAATTGCGAGAAGATCATCCAGACAGCCTAGTGTTGACTAACGGCGATTTATTGCTGTCTGCGCGAGATATTGATGGCCGCATCTGGAGCGTGCAAACGATTCAAGCCAATGGCGCTAAGCTTTTTGCAGCCGGTAGCAAAAAGGAGCATACCTTCCATGTTTCAGGGAACAACGGCATGCCATGGGATAAAGCAATCGACATAGCCCGTGCCATTATCATTGCCGAAGGCTATGCCACTGCCGACACGTTGTCTCAGGCGCTGGAAATGCCTGTTATTGCAGCCTTCGATTCCGGTAATCTGCCCAAAGTAGCGCAAGATTTGCATGCAAAATTTCCTTCCAAACCCATCATTATCGCAGGTGACGATGATCGCCATCTGGAGTCGACTCAGAACAAAAATCCAGGCAAAGAAAAAGCATTGGAAGCAGTTCAATTGGTCAATGGTGTAGCGGTATTTCCGGTTTTTGCACCAGGTGAGCAAATGAAGTCTAGTCTCAGTGATTTCAATGATCTGGCCAATCAAAGTGTGCTTGGGCTTGAAGCTGTTAAGCGACAGGTAGGATCCGTTGTAGAGCGCGTGCTACGAAACACGCGCGCGGAAAACCTTCCGTCTCAGACTAAGTTAAAACAGGAAGAAAATACGCGAAAACGAGCACTTGTCAGATAA
- a CDS encoding conjugal transfer protein TraD, whose translation MNKPRSDTETDKEILQQKLLDAQVPDFKAQFEPQEAEMLGAFTEDAINEKDALDSAIDLLGADHEHL comes from the coding sequence ATGAATAAACCACGCAGTGATACTGAAACTGATAAAGAAATCCTGCAGCAAAAACTCCTCGATGCCCAGGTACCCGATTTCAAGGCTCAGTTTGAGCCACAGGAGGCAGAAATGCTCGGCGCCTTCACCGAGGATGCCATAAATGAAAAAGATGCGCTGGATAGCGCTATAGACCTCCTGGGGGCTGATCATGAGCATCTTTAA
- the traF gene encoding conjugative transfer signal peptidase TraF, with product MRTVLGVNLIFQSIRFLGLLVVVLAVLIFVASLWMRLNHIYINTTPSLPLGFYKIIDESIQKGAHVAFCPPQTEAFDHALARGYIGRGNCPGGYSLLLKRVLAMAGDTVSIDQAGIVVNGVHLPNSAQLKADANHQPLPLYRFEGVLNDAEYLLLSDAHPQSFDTRYFGPINHNQIKHVVQPFLTWNATH from the coding sequence ATGAGGACTGTACTCGGGGTTAACCTCATTTTTCAAAGCATCAGGTTCCTGGGTTTGTTAGTCGTAGTTTTGGCAGTGTTGATTTTTGTCGCAAGTCTATGGATGCGTTTGAATCATATTTATATCAATACCACACCGAGTCTACCTTTGGGGTTTTACAAAATTATTGATGAGTCTATCCAAAAAGGCGCTCATGTGGCTTTCTGTCCGCCACAAACTGAAGCTTTTGATCATGCTCTCGCGAGAGGGTATATCGGTCGCGGTAATTGCCCAGGCGGTTATAGCTTGCTGCTCAAGCGTGTTTTGGCGATGGCAGGAGACACGGTATCAATCGATCAGGCTGGCATTGTTGTGAATGGTGTACATTTGCCTAATAGCGCTCAGTTAAAAGCAGATGCTAACCATCAGCCACTGCCGCTATACCGTTTTGAGGGTGTATTAAATGATGCAGAGTATCTGTTGTTATCCGATGCACATCCCCAGTCGTTTGATACACGCTATTTCGGCCCAATAAACCACAATCAAATCAAACATGTCGTCCAGCCCTTCTTGACTTGGAATGCAACCCACTAA